In Sphingomonas sp. G-3-2-10, a single window of DNA contains:
- a CDS encoding alpha/beta fold hydrolase, which translates to MIPDLTEAMRKAAKTMGGGATLPFDPFAIATTTAQFAAGLAMKPSDLLEVQMAAAKQWTDFWTRALDPSAAPSAKPKDRRFAAPAWQDDPYYRAIRDAYLLASDQLRGLVGTSEGSGNAMVRFLLDQYLNAVAPTNFAFTNPEVIERTRETGGANLVQGFANLLEDLARGQGIVKRRTDPDAFVKGETIAATPGQVVYQNDLFQLIQYDPATPDVAAEPLLYVPPLVNRFYMIDLQPKSSLVKWLVDQGRTVFVVSWVNPGEAHRDKGVEAYVLEGIVEAIGVVRERTKARPDLFAFCLGGTLVAITLAYLKAKGRADEVNSATLIGSMVDFADMRDWSAFVHEGHLTALEDHLEKQGFIDSVELQRLFAAMRANDLIWSSVVNHYLLDKPAPASDLLYWFEDGARIPAAFLKSYNRDILFGNKLREGTGFTVSGEAIDLSKIETPMMVVALKDDHVSAWEAVYDGAKLLNAAYVLGGSGHNAGVINPPAANKHGYWVNADMPATGAQWLEGATRHEGSWWPLWDDWLGSNGSGERVKARTIKDGLEPAPGSYAKGA; encoded by the coding sequence GTGATCCCCGACCTGACCGAAGCGATGCGCAAGGCCGCCAAGACGATGGGCGGCGGCGCGACGCTGCCGTTCGATCCCTTCGCGATCGCCACCACCACCGCGCAGTTCGCCGCGGGGCTCGCGATGAAGCCGTCGGACCTGCTCGAAGTGCAGATGGCGGCGGCGAAGCAGTGGACCGATTTCTGGACCCGCGCGCTCGATCCCAGTGCCGCGCCGTCCGCGAAGCCGAAGGACCGCCGGTTCGCGGCGCCGGCATGGCAGGACGATCCCTATTACCGCGCGATCCGCGACGCCTATCTGCTGGCGTCGGATCAGTTGCGCGGGCTGGTGGGCACGAGCGAGGGTTCGGGCAATGCGATGGTCCGCTTCCTGCTCGACCAGTATCTGAACGCGGTCGCGCCAACCAATTTTGCCTTCACCAACCCCGAAGTGATCGAGCGTACGCGCGAGACCGGCGGGGCCAACCTCGTTCAGGGCTTCGCCAATCTGCTCGAGGATCTGGCGCGCGGGCAGGGCATCGTGAAGCGCCGCACCGATCCCGATGCGTTCGTGAAGGGCGAGACCATCGCCGCGACGCCGGGGCAGGTGGTCTATCAGAACGACCTGTTCCAGCTGATCCAGTATGATCCCGCCACGCCCGATGTCGCCGCCGAGCCGTTGCTGTACGTGCCGCCGCTGGTGAACCGCTTCTACATGATCGACCTCCAGCCGAAGTCGAGCCTCGTAAAATGGCTGGTCGATCAGGGGCGGACGGTGTTCGTCGTGTCGTGGGTCAATCCGGGCGAAGCGCATCGCGACAAGGGCGTCGAAGCCTATGTGCTCGAAGGCATCGTCGAAGCGATCGGTGTGGTGCGGGAACGGACCAAGGCAAGGCCGGACCTGTTCGCCTTCTGCCTTGGCGGCACATTGGTCGCGATCACGCTGGCCTATCTCAAGGCGAAGGGCCGCGCGGACGAAGTGAACTCCGCCACCTTGATCGGATCGATGGTCGATTTCGCCGATATGCGCGACTGGTCGGCCTTTGTGCATGAGGGGCATCTGACCGCGCTCGAAGATCATCTCGAAAAGCAGGGGTTCATCGACTCGGTCGAATTGCAGCGGCTGTTCGCGGCGATGCGGGCGAACGACCTGATCTGGTCGTCGGTGGTGAACCATTACCTGCTCGACAAGCCCGCGCCGGCCAGCGACCTGCTCTACTGGTTCGAGGACGGCGCGCGGATCCCGGCGGCGTTCCTGAAGTCATATAATCGCGACATATTGTTCGGGAACAAGCTGCGTGAGGGCACCGGCTTCACCGTCAGCGGCGAAGCGATCGACCTTTCGAAGATCGAGACTCCGATGATGGTCGTCGCGCTGAAAGACGATCATGTCTCGGCGTGGGAAGCGGTGTATGACGGCGCGAAGCTGCTCAACGCAGCCTATGTGCTCGGCGGATCGGGCCATAATGCCGGCGTGATCAATCCGCCTGCCGCCAACAAGCATGGCTATTGGGTCAATGCCGATATGCCCGCCACCGGTGCGCAATGGCTGGAAGGCGCGACCCGGCACGAGGGATCGTGGTGGCCGCTATGGGACGACTGGCTTGGCAGCAACGGATCGGGCGAGCGAGTGAAGGCGCGGACGATCAAGGACGGGCTTGAACCCGCCCCCGGTTCCTACGCTAAGGGCGCGTGA
- a CDS encoding acyl-CoA dehydrogenase family protein, protein MTSQFDLTDEQRQIQDLARQFTADNITPHAAEWDENHIFPRDTIKAAAELGFASIYVSEESGGIGLGRLESALIMEAMAYGCVPTSAFISIHNMATWMIDRFGSQTVKDKYLPSLISMDLMASYCLTEPGSGSDAAALKTRAVRDGDHYVVNGSKQFISGAGVNDLYVTMVRTGEEGPKGITCMVIEKDMPGVSFGAKERKLGWNASPTAGVTFENVRVPVENIVGGEGEGFRIAMMGLDGGRLNIGATSLGGAQRCLDEAIAYTKERQQFGKAIADFQNTQFTLADMATELEAARALLYLAAAKVTANAPDKTKFAAMAKRFATDTGSSVIDRALQLHGGYGYLKDYPIERFWRDLRVNSILEGTNQVMRMIVGRELTRQ, encoded by the coding sequence ATGACCAGCCAGTTTGATCTCACCGACGAGCAGCGCCAGATCCAGGATCTCGCGCGCCAGTTCACGGCCGACAACATCACGCCGCATGCCGCCGAGTGGGACGAGAATCACATTTTCCCGCGCGACACGATCAAGGCGGCGGCCGAGTTGGGCTTCGCGTCGATCTATGTGTCGGAGGAAAGCGGCGGGATCGGCCTCGGGCGGCTCGAATCGGCGCTGATCATGGAAGCGATGGCCTATGGCTGCGTGCCGACCAGCGCGTTCATTTCGATCCACAACATGGCGACGTGGATGATCGACCGGTTCGGATCGCAGACGGTGAAGGACAAGTATCTCCCGTCGCTGATCTCGATGGACCTGATGGCCAGCTATTGCCTGACCGAGCCGGGTTCGGGGTCGGACGCGGCTGCACTGAAGACCCGCGCGGTTCGGGATGGCGATCACTATGTCGTCAACGGATCGAAGCAGTTCATCTCCGGCGCGGGGGTCAACGACCTCTATGTCACGATGGTCCGCACTGGCGAGGAGGGGCCGAAGGGCATCACCTGCATGGTGATCGAAAAGGACATGCCCGGCGTCAGCTTCGGGGCGAAGGAGCGCAAGCTGGGCTGGAATGCCAGCCCCACGGCGGGCGTGACCTTCGAGAATGTCCGCGTGCCGGTTGAAAATATCGTCGGCGGCGAAGGCGAGGGCTTCCGCATCGCGATGATGGGCCTCGACGGCGGGCGGCTGAACATCGGCGCGACCTCGCTCGGCGGGGCGCAGCGCTGCCTGGACGAAGCGATTGCCTACACCAAGGAGCGCCAGCAGTTCGGCAAGGCGATTGCGGACTTCCAGAACACCCAGTTCACGCTGGCCGACATGGCGACCGAGCTGGAGGCTGCGCGTGCGCTGCTCTATCTCGCTGCCGCCAAGGTGACGGCGAACGCGCCCGACAAGACCAAATTCGCGGCGATGGCCAAGCGGTTCGCGACCGATACCGGCAGCTCGGTGATCGACCGCGCGCTCCAGCTTCACGGCGGCTACGGCTATCTGAAGGACTATCCGATCGAGCGTTTCTGGCGCGATCTGCGGGTGAACTCGATCCTCGAGGGCACCAATCAGGTCATGCGGATGATCGTCGGGCGCGAGCTGACCCGCCAGTGA
- a CDS encoding polysaccharide deacetylase family protein, which translates to MIRLLLFIVALMFVVRADPVGNANAVPSSPPQQARKLIAITFDDAPRAPGAFYTPAQRTEKLIAVLKENRVPQAAFFVNSGRVNIGDGDEARIAAYVAAGHVIANHSANHPRLMRTSAEDYLADIDIGEKWLKGRPGYRPWFRYPFLDEGGRDKVKRDAVRAGLKARGLRNGYVTVDGSDWNMEALAVAAVKSGKTLDMDAFRDLYVETHLQSAEFSDALMVRTIGRSAPQVLLLHETDIAALFLGDLIAALRANGWDIVSCDDAFADPIYNLMPDTPFAAGTLVEAMAWERGIKGQRWYDRNDMDVANPLFALRVLHEGAQ; encoded by the coding sequence ATGATCCGGTTGCTGCTGTTCATCGTCGCACTGATGTTCGTCGTGCGCGCCGATCCGGTGGGGAACGCCAATGCGGTGCCCTCGTCGCCGCCGCAGCAGGCGCGCAAGCTGATCGCGATCACCTTCGACGATGCGCCGCGCGCGCCCGGCGCGTTCTACACCCCCGCCCAGCGCACCGAGAAGCTGATCGCGGTGCTCAAGGAGAATCGCGTCCCGCAGGCGGCGTTCTTCGTCAACTCGGGCCGGGTGAACATCGGCGACGGCGACGAGGCACGCATCGCGGCCTATGTCGCGGCCGGCCATGTCATCGCCAACCACAGCGCCAACCATCCGCGCCTGATGCGGACCTCTGCCGAGGATTATCTGGCGGATATCGATATCGGCGAGAAATGGCTGAAGGGACGTCCGGGCTATCGCCCCTGGTTCCGCTACCCGTTCCTCGACGAAGGCGGGCGCGACAAGGTGAAACGCGATGCGGTGCGCGCGGGGCTGAAGGCGCGCGGGCTGCGCAACGGCTATGTCACGGTCGACGGATCGGACTGGAACATGGAAGCGTTGGCGGTCGCGGCGGTGAAGTCGGGCAAGACGCTCGACATGGATGCGTTCCGCGATCTTTATGTCGAGACGCACCTGCAATCGGCCGAATTCTCCGACGCGCTGATGGTCCGCACGATCGGCCGTTCGGCGCCGCAGGTTCTGCTGCTGCATGAGACCGATATCGCGGCCCTGTTCCTCGGCGATCTGATCGCGGCACTGCGGGCGAATGGCTGGGATATCGTCTCGTGCGATGACGCGTTCGCCGATCCGATATACAACCTGATGCCTGACACCCCCTTCGCCGCCGGTACGCTGGTCGAGGCGATGGCGTGGGAGAGGGGGATCAAGGGGCAGCGCTGGTACGACCGCAACGATATGGACGTGGCCAACCCGCTGTTCGCACTGCGGGTGCTGCATGAGGGTGCGCAATGA
- a CDS encoding ABC transporter ATP-binding protein: protein MDLIAQNLAVELGGRTVLRDVSAHLRPGRITAILGPNGSGKTTLIRSLAGLIEIDGGQVKLGERIIARVPDRERAKLIGYLPQDGVAHWNIGVRELVALGRLPHRAPFAGPSPEDAAEISAALAATDTMHLAGRRVQELSGGERARVLLARVLAGTPGWLLADEPLASLDPAHQFGMLDQLRGLAATGMGVAIVLHDLVQAARIADDVLILKDGEVVVFGQKKHALNPGTIRTAFQVEVSMIDLWDGTTVPVTTGRTLV, encoded by the coding sequence ATGGACCTAATCGCCCAGAACCTTGCCGTCGAGCTGGGCGGGCGGACCGTGCTGCGCGATGTCAGCGCGCATCTGCGCCCCGGCCGGATTACCGCGATCCTCGGGCCGAACGGTTCGGGCAAGACCACGCTGATCCGCAGCCTTGCCGGGCTGATCGAGATCGATGGCGGGCAGGTGAAGCTGGGCGAGCGGATCATCGCCCGCGTGCCGGATCGCGAGCGGGCAAAGCTGATCGGATACCTGCCGCAGGACGGCGTCGCGCACTGGAATATCGGTGTGCGCGAACTGGTGGCGCTCGGCCGGTTGCCGCATCGCGCGCCCTTCGCCGGACCTTCGCCAGAGGACGCGGCGGAGATTTCGGCGGCGCTGGCCGCGACCGACACGATGCATCTGGCCGGCCGGCGCGTGCAGGAATTGTCGGGCGGCGAGCGGGCGCGAGTGCTGCTGGCGCGCGTGCTGGCCGGAACGCCCGGATGGCTGCTGGCCGACGAGCCGCTCGCCAGCCTCGATCCGGCGCACCAGTTCGGGATGCTCGATCAGCTTCGCGGGCTGGCGGCGACGGGCATGGGGGTGGCGATCGTGCTCCACGATCTGGTTCAGGCCGCGCGGATCGCCGACGATGTGCTGATCCTGAAGGACGGCGAAGTGGTGGTGTTCGGCCAGAAGAAGCACGCGCTGAACCCCGGCACGATCCGCACCGCATTTCAGGTCGAGGTTTCGATGATCGATCTGTGGGACGGCACGACGGTTCCGGTGACCACGGGGCGGACGCTAGTTTAG
- a CDS encoding iron ABC transporter permease produces the protein MKRAVLIPGLAALVAILFAASLMAGKTWVPFDAWFSNDPRWWIIVELRVPRAILGLAIGAALGITGAVLQGFLRNPLADPSVVGVSSSAALGAVTMIVVFSAMHPLAIFGGAMLAACGSMLLLAGLAWRSESAVAFILAGTVLASLSGALTAFLISVAPNPYAVAEIIDWIMGSLTDRSFSEVKLALPFIVAGCVLLLFTGRALDALTLGEGAARSLGVNLARTQMLIVLGAGLAVGASVAVTGVVGFVGLIVPHLLRPLAGARPGALLLPSALGGAALVLAADSLVRLAPGASEIRLGVAMALLGAPFFFVLLLKMRQQSWT, from the coding sequence ATGAAGCGCGCCGTGCTGATCCCCGGCCTCGCGGCGTTGGTCGCGATCCTGTTCGCCGCGTCGCTGATGGCGGGCAAGACATGGGTGCCGTTCGACGCCTGGTTCTCGAACGATCCGCGCTGGTGGATCATCGTCGAGCTGCGCGTGCCCCGTGCGATCCTGGGCTTGGCCATCGGCGCGGCGCTGGGGATCACCGGCGCGGTGCTGCAGGGCTTCCTGCGCAATCCATTGGCCGATCCCTCGGTGGTCGGCGTCTCGTCCAGCGCGGCGCTGGGCGCGGTGACGATGATCGTCGTCTTCTCCGCGATGCATCCGCTGGCGATCTTCGGCGGCGCGATGCTGGCGGCGTGCGGGTCGATGCTGCTGCTGGCCGGGCTGGCATGGCGCAGCGAAAGCGCGGTCGCTTTCATCCTTGCCGGCACGGTGCTCGCCAGTCTTTCGGGCGCGCTGACCGCGTTCCTGATCTCGGTCGCGCCCAATCCCTATGCGGTGGCGGAAATCATCGACTGGATCATGGGTTCACTCACCGATCGCAGCTTTTCCGAGGTCAAGCTCGCGCTGCCGTTCATCGTCGCCGGTTGCGTGCTGCTGCTGTTCACCGGGCGCGCGCTCGATGCGCTGACCCTGGGCGAAGGGGCGGCGCGGTCGCTGGGCGTCAATCTGGCGCGGACGCAGATGCTGATCGTGCTGGGCGCGGGCCTCGCGGTCGGCGCCAGCGTGGCGGTGACCGGGGTGGTCGGGTTCGTCGGGCTGATCGTTCCGCATCTGCTGCGCCCGCTGGCCGGGGCGCGGCCCGGCGCGCTGCTGTTGCCGAGCGCGCTGGGCGGTGCGGCGCTGGTGCTGGCGGCGGACAGCCTCGTGCGGCTTGCGCCGGGCGCATCGGAGATTCGGCTGGGTGTGGCGATGGCGTTGCTCGGCGCACCTTTCTTCTTCGTGCTCCTGCTCAAGATGCGGCAACAGTCATGGACCTAA